The DNA window GGAGTCATGCCCTGAATCCAACGGGTGACCGATGCCTTGTCGTAGCGCGTCACCTCGCCTTGCAGGGAGCCGAGTTCGTTGACCTTGCGCGCCAGGGCCGCGTTCGAGCAACCGGCTTGCTCGATGAGGGCCGCCAGTGCGGCGTTGCCCTCTCCAGCCCCCGTCGCACCAACGCTCATGCGTAGATGATGCCTCGCCGATCACCCTGTGTTCCAGGATTTCCATACCCAGGAGTCAAAGAACAACCTCCGTACAACCGAACAACCCCTTCGCTCCCTCCTCCGTAGCCGAGTCGGCGATGAGACTGGAAGCGCTGCGGGTTGTCGACCGTTCAGCGCGGACGCTGCCGGAACGTCACCGATGCCCCGACTCCGACTCCGAAGGGAGAAACATGCAGCCTTTGGTCATCCTGGACTGCTTCACCGTCGAGCCCAGCGGTCTCGGCGTGCCGCCCTACCTGTCGACCTACGTGAGGAACGCCTGGTCGGCGTTGCGCCGGGCTCGGCCCGAGGCAGAGGTGCGGTACGTGACCATCGACGACGTGCGGTGGTGCCTGGCCGGGGGCACGTCCGCCGTCGAGCCTCCGCAGAGCGATCCGCTCACGTACTCGACAACGATCAACCGTAGCAACGCCGTTCAGCTCCTGCGGGACGCCGAGATCGTTGTCGTGGTCGCGGGCGACGCCGTACCGTCGGTCCATCTCCACGCGGTGAACGGGTCGTTGCCGGAGATCGCCCGCGCGCTCGCGTGTGCGCGAGGACGCCGGTTCCTGCTGGGGCCGCTGTCCACGTACGCCCTGGCAGCGCCGTCCGAGTACGCCGGGCTGTTCGACGCCGTCCACACCCATACCGTGACGTCCGGGGACATCCTGCTGGGCAGCCGCCGCCCGGCGGACTACGGGCGGATGCGGCGCGACCGGGACTCGTTCACCGGCCTGGTCGACCAGATGCCCTGGCGGCCGATCGCCGAGCTGGAGCTGTACCGCGGGTGCACGCGCCGGAAGTTCTGCGACTTCTGCAACGAACCCGCGAAGAGTCCGCTCGTCGCCTTCCGCGAGGTGGACGACGTCGTCGCCGAAGTCACCGAGCTCTACGCGGCCGGGGTCCGCAACTTCCGCCTCGGGCAGCAGACCTGTTTCTTCTCCTACCGCAACCGTGACGAGGAGGCGATCCGAGCCCTGCTGAGCGGCATCCGCGAGCGCTGCCCCGACCTCGAAGTGCTCCACATCGACAACGCGGACCCTCTGGCCGTCGCCTCGCCTGTGGGGCGACGCATCGCCAAGCTGGTCGCGGAACACTGCACCGAGGGCAACTGCGCGCCCATGGGGATCGAAAGCTTCGACCCGGCCGTCATCGAACGGAACACCCTCACCTGCACGCCCGAAATCCTCATGCGGGCGGTCGAGCACGTGAACGAGGCCGGTGCCGCCCGTGGCCCCGGCGGTCTGCCGACGCTCCTGCCGGGCCTGAACCTGGTCTACGGCCTTCCCGGAGAGACCCACCGTACCCACGCGGCCAACCTCCAGGGCCTGACCGCGATCCTGGACGCCGGCCTGCTGTGCCACCGCACCAACGTCCGCCTGGCGCGGGCGTTCCCCGGCACGCCGCTGGCCGCCCTCGGCGAGCTGGAGCCGCTGCCGTCCGCCGAGCACTTCGCCACCTGGAAGGCCGACATCGACCACATCTGGGACCAGCCGATGAAGGAACGGGTGTATCCCACCGGCCTACGGGTGCCGGGCCTGCACTCGTACTTCATCGGGCAGGGCGGCACCTGGTGGCGACGGCTCGGCTCGTACTCCATCCAGATCGTCGAACCCGAAGCGGCCGTGCCGCTCGGAACCACCGCCGACCTCGTGGTCACCGGACACGCTCCGCGAATGATCTACGGGGAGCGCCATGCAGCCGCTGCCTGACGGATCGCTCGCCACCCTGGCGGCTCTGGACGCGGCAGCCGACCGGGCCGTCAGGGTCGGGCTGCTGCTTCCCTGGGCGAACGTGGCGGTCGAGACCGAGCTGCCACGCCTCGGTCTGCGCAACACGGCCTTCCACCACGCCCGACTGGTTCCCGCGTCCCGGACGACAGCCGTCGACGAGTCGTTCTGGCACGGACTGCGGGCGGCGTCGGCGCAGGCGCTGGACTCGCTGTCCCACGTCGAGTTGGACGCGGTGGTCCTCGCGTGCACGTCGGCCGGGTTCACCGGCGGACCGTCCTTGCCCACCGGTGTGTCCACGGCGTTCGACGCGGTGATCGGCGGCCTGGCCGCAGGGGGTCTGGCCCGGGTGGTGCTCGCCACCCCGTATCCGGCGGCGGTCACCGAGGCGGAGGCCGGCGCGTTCGGTGAGGCGGGCATCGACGTCCTGGGGCACGCGAGCCTCGGACTGGACGACGGGTACCCGAAGGTCACATCCGACCGCATCATGGCGCTGGTGGACCGGCTCCCGAAGCAGGCCGTCGAGGCCGCCGAGGCGGTGGTGCTGTCCTGCACCGGGTGGCACACCCTCCAGGCAGTTGCCGAGTTGGAGGGCCGCCTCCGGGTGCCCGTCCTCTCGTCCAACCTCGCCATGGCGCTCCTGGCCGCCCGCCTCAGTGCTGGAGTCACGACATGACCGCCCACCGTACGGCTGCGAAGCCGCTGGAGATCCGCCGGGTGCACCGGCTCGTCGCCCGCGTGGCCGGCCTGCCGGACGTCCGGGCCGAGGTCGAGGCCAACCACGACGAGAACCGCTGGTGGCCGATGTCGATCGCCGACCCCGGCGTGCGCATGCTCGCCGCGGGCTGGTCCACCCGGGTCTCCTACCGGATGGTCGAGACCTACGCACGGGTGATCCGATCGGCGAACGCCCAGGGATTCGACACGCTGGTCGCCGCGACGGAGGCCGAACTCGCCGAGCTGGTACGCCCTCTCGGCCTGGCACGGACCCGGATCGACTACCTGCGCTCCCTCGCCGAACTGCTCCAGAGCTGGAACAAGGAGGGCATCGACCCTGCCTCGCCGTCCACCGACGGCGACGAGCTGATCGTCGAGTTCGCCGAGCGCGTGCGCGGAGCCTCGTACAAGGTCGCCCAGTGCGCGCTGCTCACCGCTCGCGGCTACCACTGCGGGATCATCCCGGTGGACTCCGGCATGGTCACCAAACTGGCTCCTGCCCTGGGCATCGACCTGCCCTCCGGAGCAGTGGCCCACGAGCGCATGCGCCACGTCCTGGAGGCCGCCGTCCACGCTCGCGCGGCCGACTTCCGCTCCCTGGCCGCCGAGCACGGGTACCAGGTGACCATTCCGGAGGAAGCGCAGCCCACCTGGTGGGTGCACCTCGTCCTGATCTACTTCAAGCGCCTGTACCTCAACGGGCCGTCCCCGCGGCTCTGC is part of the Peterkaempfera bronchialis genome and encodes:
- a CDS encoding maleate cis-trans isomerase family protein — protein: MQPLPDGSLATLAALDAAADRAVRVGLLLPWANVAVETELPRLGLRNTAFHHARLVPASRTTAVDESFWHGLRAASAQALDSLSHVELDAVVLACTSAGFTGGPSLPTGVSTAFDAVIGGLAAGGLARVVLATPYPAAVTEAEAGAFGEAGIDVLGHASLGLDDGYPKVTSDRIMALVDRLPKQAVEAAEAVVLSCTGWHTLQAVAELEGRLRVPVLSSNLAMALLAARLSAGVTT
- a CDS encoding radical SAM protein, with the protein product MRLEALRVVDRSARTLPERHRCPDSDSEGRNMQPLVILDCFTVEPSGLGVPPYLSTYVRNAWSALRRARPEAEVRYVTIDDVRWCLAGGTSAVEPPQSDPLTYSTTINRSNAVQLLRDAEIVVVVAGDAVPSVHLHAVNGSLPEIARALACARGRRFLLGPLSTYALAAPSEYAGLFDAVHTHTVTSGDILLGSRRPADYGRMRRDRDSFTGLVDQMPWRPIAELELYRGCTRRKFCDFCNEPAKSPLVAFREVDDVVAEVTELYAAGVRNFRLGQQTCFFSYRNRDEEAIRALLSGIRERCPDLEVLHIDNADPLAVASPVGRRIAKLVAEHCTEGNCAPMGIESFDPAVIERNTLTCTPEILMRAVEHVNEAGAARGPGGLPTLLPGLNLVYGLPGETHRTHAANLQGLTAILDAGLLCHRTNVRLARAFPGTPLAALGELEPLPSAEHFATWKADIDHIWDQPMKERVYPTGLRVPGLHSYFIGQGGTWWRRLGSYSIQIVEPEAAVPLGTTADLVVTGHAPRMIYGERHAAAA
- a CDS encoding HhH-GDP family DNA glycosylase; its protein translation is MTAHRTAAKPLEIRRVHRLVARVAGLPDVRAEVEANHDENRWWPMSIADPGVRMLAAGWSTRVSYRMVETYARVIRSANAQGFDTLVAATEAELAELVRPLGLARTRIDYLRSLAELLQSWNKEGIDPASPSTDGDELIVEFAERVRGASYKVAQCALLTARGYHCGIIPVDSGMVTKLAPALGIDLPSGAVAHERMRHVLEAAVHARAADFRSLAAEHGYQVTIPEEAQPTWWVHLVLIYFKRLYLNGPSPRLCRNRPLCTKVVGCAHRSRPARPSGGKA